One Pseudomonadota bacterium genomic window carries:
- a CDS encoding bifunctional precorrin-2 dehydrogenase/sirohydrochlorin ferrochelatase: MLSYPINLLLEKRLCLVVGGGPVAARKVDRLLESDALVSVVAPEVVLSLKEHAEEKRIELSLRPFRKSDLDDVFLTFLASDDHLLNRQVLGDAQKRKILVCAVDNNWQAGDFLTPASCFDHDLQLTVATDGRSCGRAKAVKNYLARHLETLTAGLVLTSISVETAKEWPLDVNQFKTIGRQLDLIWGVREFILIPGIDCLELVALVAEDNAIENLITAVFKGSGIKKNGLRIRKGKPAFAYLWQRAVQAADCSGSIGRQLLVETRAPGTDSRVGIALKELSRLLSRATNMALTCQQAWIAYENYCRNL; this comes from the coding sequence ATGCTGAGCTACCCCATCAACCTGCTGCTGGAAAAACGCCTCTGCCTGGTAGTCGGCGGCGGCCCGGTAGCAGCCCGCAAAGTCGACCGATTACTTGAATCAGATGCCCTGGTGAGCGTTGTCGCCCCTGAAGTTGTACTAAGTTTGAAGGAACATGCTGAAGAAAAACGGATCGAACTTTCCTTGAGACCTTTCAGGAAGAGCGACCTAGATGATGTTTTTCTGACTTTTCTGGCCTCTGATGACCATCTTCTCAACCGTCAAGTGCTGGGTGATGCCCAAAAAAGGAAAATTCTGGTCTGTGCGGTTGACAATAATTGGCAGGCAGGTGATTTTCTGACCCCGGCGAGCTGTTTTGATCATGACCTGCAACTGACAGTGGCGACTGACGGTCGTTCCTGTGGTCGCGCCAAAGCGGTCAAGAATTATCTTGCCCGTCATCTGGAAACACTGACTGCAGGACTGGTTTTGACCAGTATCAGTGTTGAGACTGCAAAAGAATGGCCTCTCGACGTCAATCAGTTTAAGACAATCGGCAGACAACTGGACTTAATCTGGGGGGTACGGGAATTCATCCTGATTCCAGGTATCGATTGCCTGGAGCTGGTGGCCCTGGTTGCCGAGGATAACGCTATTGAAAACCTGATAACTGCTGTTTTCAAAGGGAGTGGAATTAAGAAAAATGGTTTGCGGATCAGAAAAGGGAAACCAGCTTTTGCATACCTGTGGCAACGCGCAGTTCAAGCTGCTGACTGCAGCGGCAGTATCGGGCGGCAACTGCTTGTAGAAACAAGAGCACCCGGAACAGACAGCCGGGTTGGTATAGCCCTGAAGGAATTAAGCCGGTTATTGTCTCGCGCAACAAACATGGCATTAACCTGTCAGCAGGCATGGATAGCATATGAAAATTATTGTCGGAATTTATGA
- a CDS encoding SAM-dependent methyltransferase has product MKIIVGIYDSRSVSGKELEAASGKFLQEIVQLLPALSYSKVVIPPAANLETLNQGQNSAMENGWTDLLAALEKRSIDGAFYPADMLPDALPDTADFFSLPAWPADNGLVMGGTASSGLALVFSRGEKIFKIIRNLLLPPTVFAGAGIGGVGNVTQAVVNALKNCDVCVFDALIPAGILEYLPKSAEQVFAGKRNGSHSMKQDEINRLLVRLAKSGQKVVRLKGGDPTVFGRLAEETSTFQQEKLPFRVLPGISTLNVAAAATGLLPTRRRLNRGFSVATPRRAGSHTFIPLSENELKESLNVYYMAATLVPEIVARMSSEGFPPDWPISLIYDVGSSQETLVCGTLADIVAKISRPELKKRPALVLTGKSAAKNYLFQTNAPLEGKMVLCCGEQSVIEEQKPAILALGGRYTPLPMTMLKVNQSGEQAICNCDKDEGFLITTSTTARIIVHTWRHRQVDVRKVPLLIVKDQACAEIFHSIGIFPEIFLSEANADVEDISWQKPAGLNNKITWLKSEHDICESKGYLQENGMEITELLFAECHPLPVTMPPDFDAVIFSDGSAAGKFIDHFGPETLADKIICCVGDQAKTVLHDEGNPTTSTKTVKTIQEAPLQLAAYYANRKIKKMRGKKWPEK; this is encoded by the coding sequence ATGAAAATTATTGTCGGAATTTATGATTCCCGATCGGTTTCTGGAAAAGAGCTGGAAGCCGCGTCTGGAAAATTTTTGCAAGAGATCGTCCAGTTACTGCCGGCACTCTCTTATAGCAAGGTTGTCATTCCACCGGCAGCCAACTTGGAAACGCTGAATCAAGGCCAGAATTCAGCCATGGAAAACGGCTGGACTGATCTTCTCGCCGCCCTCGAAAAGCGAAGCATTGATGGTGCATTCTATCCTGCTGATATGCTGCCCGACGCTCTGCCGGATACCGCCGATTTTTTTTCGCTGCCCGCCTGGCCTGCTGACAACGGCTTAGTGATGGGGGGAACCGCGTCATCCGGTCTGGCCCTGGTCTTTAGCCGGGGAGAAAAAATCTTTAAGATTATTCGCAATCTTCTGCTGCCGCCGACCGTCTTTGCCGGGGCCGGCATCGGCGGGGTCGGTAATGTTACCCAGGCGGTTGTCAATGCCCTCAAAAACTGCGATGTCTGTGTTTTTGACGCCTTGATTCCCGCTGGTATTCTTGAATATCTGCCGAAGAGTGCCGAACAGGTTTTTGCCGGCAAACGAAATGGCAGCCATTCTATGAAGCAGGACGAGATCAACCGTTTGCTTGTCCGTCTGGCCAAAAGCGGCCAGAAAGTGGTACGGCTTAAAGGCGGAGACCCCACTGTTTTCGGCCGTCTGGCTGAAGAAACCAGTACCTTTCAGCAGGAGAAACTGCCGTTTCGGGTTCTGCCCGGGATCAGTACCCTGAATGTGGCCGCTGCTGCCACCGGTCTGCTGCCGACCCGCAGAAGGCTAAATCGTGGTTTTTCCGTGGCGACCCCGCGGCGGGCGGGCAGCCATACCTTTATTCCACTTTCGGAGAATGAGCTAAAAGAATCTCTCAATGTTTACTACATGGCCGCAACCCTGGTGCCGGAGATTGTCGCGCGGATGAGCAGTGAAGGGTTCCCCCCGGATTGGCCCATAAGCTTGATTTATGATGTCGGCAGCAGTCAGGAAACTCTGGTGTGTGGAACTCTCGCTGACATTGTCGCAAAAATTTCCCGGCCCGAGTTGAAAAAACGCCCGGCTTTGGTTTTAACCGGAAAAAGCGCCGCAAAAAACTACCTTTTTCAGACCAATGCACCTCTCGAAGGCAAAATGGTTCTCTGCTGCGGGGAGCAATCGGTAATTGAAGAGCAAAAACCAGCTATTCTGGCGTTAGGTGGCCGGTATACACCTCTACCCATGACGATGTTGAAAGTCAATCAGTCAGGTGAACAGGCTATCTGTAACTGTGATAAAGATGAAGGATTTCTGATAACTACATCGACCACTGCCCGGATAATTGTTCATACCTGGCGCCACAGGCAGGTTGATGTGAGAAAAGTTCCCCTGCTGATCGTCAAAGACCAGGCCTGCGCGGAAATCTTTCATTCGATCGGCATCTTTCCTGAAATTTTCTTGAGTGAAGCAAATGCGGATGTTGAAGATATATCCTGGCAAAAACCTGCGGGGTTGAATAATAAAATTACCTGGTTGAAATCTGAACATGATATATGCGAAAGTAAAGGTTACCTGCAGGAAAACGGGATGGAAATTACGGAATTATTATTCGCGGAATGTCACCCCTTGCCAGTGACCATGCCGCCTGATTTTGATGCGGTAATATTTTCTGATGGGTCAGCAGCAGGAAAATTTATCGACCATTTTGGACCAGAAACTTTGGCTGATAAGATTATCTGTTGCGTGGGAGATCAGGCCAAGACGGTATTACATGACGAAGGTAATCCTACCACCAGCACAAAAACGGTAAAGACGATACAGGAAGCCCCGCTGCAATTGGCAGCTTATTATGCCAACCGGAAAATCAAAAAAATGCGAGGAAAAAAATGGCCGGAAAAGTAA
- a CDS encoding precorrin-8X methylmutase: protein MAGKVNWQMSGSEVEAESFHRIDIEAPDHSFDEREWHIARRLIHTTGDFSIIEQLKFRHNPIEAGLQAMARGMPIFCDSNMARSGVSVARLQKINPAYEKASLHCYIADPDVAEMAAARGCTRALAAVEKARPILSGSIVLIGNAPLALATIVRLAQEEEIRPALVIGIPVGFVNVVEAKEMLGESNLPHIVVEKRRGGSALAVATLHAIIENWK from the coding sequence ATGGCCGGAAAAGTAAATTGGCAAATGTCAGGCAGTGAAGTCGAGGCGGAGAGCTTTCATCGGATTGACATTGAAGCTCCAGACCACTCTTTCGATGAGAGAGAATGGCATATCGCCCGGCGTCTAATCCATACAACCGGGGATTTTTCCATTATTGAGCAACTAAAATTTCGCCATAACCCCATCGAAGCGGGACTGCAGGCGATGGCCAGGGGAATGCCGATCTTCTGTGATTCCAATATGGCCCGCAGCGGGGTTTCGGTGGCCCGCTTGCAAAAGATTAATCCGGCTTATGAAAAGGCCTCCCTGCACTGCTATATCGCCGATCCCGATGTCGCTGAGATGGCGGCGGCCAGAGGCTGCACCCGAGCACTGGCGGCAGTGGAAAAGGCCCGGCCCATCCTCTCCGGTTCAATCGTGCTGATTGGCAATGCCCCCCTGGCCCTGGCCACTATTGTTCGTCTGGCTCAGGAAGAAGAAATCAGGCCGGCGCTGGTCATCGGCATCCCGGTGGGTTTCGTTAATGTGGTGGAAGCCAAAGAGATGCTGGGCGAAAGTAACCTTCCCCATATTGTCGTGGAAAAACGGCGGGGCGGCAGTGCTCTGGCGGTGGCGACGTTGCATGCTATTATTGAAAACTGGAAATGA
- the cbiD gene encoding cobalt-precorrin-5B (C(1))-methyltransferase CbiD, which produces MNRQTTGKKSLRCGFTTGAAAAAAGVAAYCHFTKGRMPKAIDLLFPDGQSQRIQTTLTAQGEAQVIKDAGDDPDVTDKAKIRALFSPVTLAMAEEHDYLIDVGLGKIILHGGPGVGLCGRIGLDCEKNKWAINQVPRLMIAENLARAGFGGQKECGLLTISVVEGQKLAQKTLNAQLGITNGISILGTSGIVYPYSHKAYIKTIEILVKAVAITGFDQVIFTTGGRTLKAATACLPEIESTAFIRIGDFIYESLQAARIQGISRAVVACMPGKLCKYAAGYRNTHAANVSQTLVPLAKIVKEFSLDQNLAQEILGCNSVRQALTLIPDIFYAASLRQLAGQALLTMKNWTPNLPLRLLIFDYEGNLLIDELGSDAGCARDLLS; this is translated from the coding sequence ATGAACAGGCAGACAACGGGAAAAAAATCTTTACGCTGTGGTTTTACCACCGGGGCGGCGGCCGCCGCTGCCGGTGTTGCCGCCTATTGTCATTTCACTAAGGGAAGGATGCCGAAAGCTATCGATCTGCTTTTTCCCGATGGTCAATCACAGCGCATCCAGACCACGTTGACAGCCCAAGGTGAAGCACAAGTCATAAAAGATGCCGGGGATGACCCGGATGTTACCGATAAGGCTAAAATCAGGGCTCTTTTCTCTCCCGTTACCCTGGCGATGGCCGAAGAACATGATTACCTGATTGATGTAGGTCTGGGGAAAATCATCCTGCATGGAGGCCCCGGGGTTGGGCTCTGCGGGCGTATTGGTCTTGATTGTGAGAAAAATAAATGGGCTATTAACCAAGTCCCACGGCTGATGATTGCTGAAAATCTGGCCCGGGCCGGATTCGGCGGACAAAAAGAGTGCGGACTACTCACCATCTCTGTAGTTGAGGGCCAAAAACTGGCTCAGAAAACCCTTAATGCCCAGCTCGGGATTACCAACGGTATCTCCATTCTGGGAACCTCAGGCATTGTCTACCCTTACAGCCATAAGGCTTATATCAAGACCATTGAGATTCTGGTTAAAGCCGTAGCCATCACCGGTTTTGACCAGGTCATCTTTACCACCGGCGGTCGGACCCTGAAAGCGGCGACCGCTTGTTTACCGGAAATAGAAAGTACAGCATTTATCCGCATTGGCGATTTTATTTACGAAAGTTTGCAGGCGGCCAGAATACAGGGCATCTCCCGGGCCGTGGTTGCCTGCATGCCGGGTAAATTATGTAAATACGCCGCCGGCTACCGTAACACCCATGCCGCCAACGTCAGTCAGACCTTGGTACCGTTGGCAAAGATTGTAAAAGAGTTCAGCCTCGACCAGAACCTGGCCCAAGAAATATTAGGCTGCAACTCGGTGCGCCAGGCCTTAACCTTGATCCCTGATATCTTTTATGCCGCAAGTCTGCGCCAGCTGGCCGGCCAGGCTTTGCTAACCATGAAAAACTGGACGCCAAACTTACCGTTACGCCTGTTGATTTTTGATTATGAAGGCAACCTGCTGATTGATGAATTGGGATCTGACGCGGGCTGCGCCCGCGACTTATTATCTTAA
- the cbiT gene encoding precorrin-6Y C5,15-methyltransferase (decarboxylating) subunit CbiT produces MNGEITIISCGAERTYLPNVDDHRLEKTDVLAGSKRLLSEYPDFSGKKFILGADTTQTVETLCDLAIQGRQVVVLASGDALFYGIGGTFSRLPAGRLEQFNLSIRPAPTAFQSLFARLKLPWEKARFFSLHQDDRIPVREILSAPLAVIYGGSRINAVQAAAALVESFPEYGTRPAVLAENLGFNNERINTAPLKDIVLIECGPISMLVLLENSGKDECPPLALGLGLENDFYEHEKGLITSPEIRCAALAKLRLPPAGVLWDIGAGSGSVGLEAAALRPRMEVHALEKKPQRVVQIKENAKRLGVANIYIQTGTAPDGFSTFPQPQRIFIGGGGEHLEKILEAGFAALKPDGIIVVAAITMEALAQLSTWRPENCLEAVQISVARMTELAGKY; encoded by the coding sequence ATGAACGGTGAAATCACGATAATTTCCTGTGGCGCGGAACGGACGTATCTGCCGAATGTCGATGATCATCGACTGGAAAAAACCGATGTCCTGGCCGGCAGCAAACGCCTGTTGTCCGAATATCCAGATTTTTCCGGAAAAAAATTTATCCTTGGTGCCGATACGACACAAACCGTTGAGACCCTCTGCGATCTGGCTATCCAGGGACGGCAGGTGGTGGTGCTGGCTTCGGGAGACGCGCTTTTTTACGGTATCGGCGGTACCTTTTCGCGCCTGCCTGCCGGACGGCTTGAGCAGTTTAACCTTTCTATCAGACCGGCCCCGACAGCCTTTCAAAGCCTTTTTGCCCGGCTCAAACTTCCCTGGGAAAAAGCTCGTTTTTTCAGTCTGCACCAGGATGACAGAATTCCAGTGCGGGAGATTCTTTCCGCCCCGCTGGCGGTTATCTACGGCGGCAGCCGGATCAATGCCGTTCAGGCTGCCGCGGCCCTGGTGGAGAGTTTTCCTGAATACGGGACGCGGCCGGCGGTGCTGGCGGAAAATCTCGGTTTTAACAATGAACGAATCAATACTGCTCCCTTGAAAGATATAGTCCTGATAGAGTGTGGCCCCATATCCATGCTGGTATTACTGGAAAATTCCGGCAAAGATGAGTGTCCACCGCTGGCACTGGGATTAGGATTGGAAAACGATTTTTATGAACATGAGAAAGGGTTGATTACCAGCCCGGAGATCCGCTGCGCGGCGCTGGCCAAATTACGCCTGCCGCCGGCCGGAGTATTGTGGGATATCGGTGCCGGCAGCGGTTCAGTCGGCCTGGAAGCCGCCGCCCTGCGCCCCCGGATGGAAGTCCATGCCCTGGAAAAAAAACCACAGCGGGTGGTTCAGATCAAAGAAAATGCCAAACGGCTCGGGGTTGCCAATATTTACATCCAGACCGGTACGGCACCTGATGGTTTCAGTACCTTTCCGCAACCGCAACGGATCTTTATCGGTGGCGGCGGTGAGCATCTTGAAAAAATTCTTGAAGCCGGTTTTGCCGCCCTCAAACCGGACGGCATCATTGTGGTTGCCGCTATCACCATGGAGGCTTTAGCTCAGCTCAGTACCTGGCGGCCTGAAAACTGTCTTGAAGCAGTCCAGATATCGGTAGCGAGAATGACCGAACTAGCCGGTAAATAT